A stretch of the Azorhizobium caulinodans ORS 571 genome encodes the following:
- a CDS encoding glutamine synthetase family protein, which produces MQAAECDPAAGAEAAPSGDEAADFIARFGQPDIVEVLLPDTSGVLRGKWVPGTSMGKIWRDGVPMPRSLFGLDIWGREVNSTGIHIETGDRDGLCRPIPGTLKPVPWSPRPAAQVLLTMHQDDGAPWMLDPRQQLVRQVERARALGFEPTVAFELEFYLLKPWGPGEAPVPIFPHTGEARQNMYSMSDLDACAGVLHEMREAAKVQGLPADTVISEAAPGQFEINLYHRPDALAAADEAILLRRLIDGVARRNGMRATFMAKPFAEFAGNGMHVHISLGGVDGTNAFARPDGVGERLLRYAAAGLLATMKDTLLFFVPSFNGYRRLVPASYAPTGISWGYDNRSVAVRVPNGPPAARRLEHRIAGAEAHPHLVMAGILAGMLEGIEREMEPPPPLSGNAFEGETERLSPSMAAAVEGFLASDFITRTFGADYQRIYGVMKQEECGAFTRAILPLEYETYL; this is translated from the coding sequence ATGCAAGCTGCCGAATGCGACCCCGCCGCGGGCGCCGAAGCTGCTCCGTCGGGGGACGAAGCGGCCGATTTCATAGCCCGTTTCGGACAGCCGGACATCGTCGAGGTGCTGCTGCCCGATACCAGCGGCGTGCTGCGCGGCAAGTGGGTGCCCGGCACCAGCATGGGCAAGATCTGGCGCGACGGCGTGCCGATGCCCCGCTCACTGTTCGGCCTGGATATCTGGGGCCGGGAAGTCAATTCCACCGGCATCCATATTGAGACCGGCGACCGTGACGGCCTGTGCCGGCCCATCCCCGGCACGCTGAAGCCGGTGCCCTGGTCACCGCGTCCGGCGGCGCAGGTGCTGCTCACCATGCATCAGGACGACGGCGCGCCCTGGATGCTGGACCCGCGCCAGCAACTGGTGCGGCAGGTGGAGCGGGCGCGGGCGCTGGGCTTCGAGCCCACGGTGGCGTTCGAGCTCGAATTCTATCTGCTCAAGCCCTGGGGCCCCGGCGAGGCGCCGGTGCCGATCTTCCCGCACACGGGCGAAGCCCGGCAGAACATGTATTCCATGTCCGATCTCGATGCCTGCGCCGGCGTGCTGCACGAGATGCGCGAGGCGGCCAAGGTGCAGGGCCTGCCGGCGGACACGGTGATTTCGGAAGCCGCGCCGGGGCAGTTCGAGATCAATCTCTATCACCGCCCCGATGCGCTGGCGGCGGCGGACGAAGCCATCCTGCTGCGGCGCCTCATCGATGGCGTGGCCCGCCGGAACGGCATGCGGGCCACCTTCATGGCCAAGCCCTTCGCCGAGTTCGCGGGCAATGGCATGCATGTGCACATCAGCCTTGGCGGTGTGGACGGCACGAATGCCTTCGCCCGGCCCGACGGCGTGGGCGAGCGCCTGTTGCGCTATGCGGCGGCCGGCCTGCTCGCCACCATGAAGGACACGCTGCTGTTCTTCGTGCCGAGCTTCAACGGCTATCGACGCCTCGTGCCCGCGAGCTATGCGCCCACCGGCATCAGCTGGGGCTATGACAATCGCTCCGTGGCCGTGCGCGTGCCCAACGGACCGCCGGCCGCCCGCCGGCTGGAACACCGCATCGCCGGGGCCGAGGCCCATCCGCATCTGGTCATGGCGGGCATTCTCGCCGGCATGCTGGAAGGCATCGAGCGGGAAATGGAGCCGCCGCCGCCGCTTAGTGGCAACGCCTTCGAGGGCGAGACGGAGCGGCTGTCGCCCTCCATGGCCGCGGCGGTGGAGGGCTTCCTCGCTTCCGACTTCATCACCCGCACCTTCGGCGCGGACTACCAGCGCATCTATGGGGTGATGAAGCAGGAGGAATGCGGGGCCTTCACCCGCGCCATCCTGCCGCTGGAATATGAGACTTATCTGTAG
- a CDS encoding response regulator yields MPEHVTIVMIEDDPGHARLIEKNIRRAGVLNEIMPFTDGTSAISFLFGPDGTGAVNAGRALLILLDLNLPDTTGVNILKRIKENEHLKRSPVVVLTTTDDKVEIQRCYDLGANVYVTKPVNYENFSNAVRQLGLFFSVIQVPEAK; encoded by the coding sequence ATGCCTGAGCATGTGACCATCGTCATGATCGAGGACGATCCGGGCCACGCGCGGCTGATCGAGAAGAACATCCGCCGCGCCGGCGTGCTCAACGAGATCATGCCCTTCACCGACGGCACCAGCGCCATCTCCTTCCTGTTCGGACCGGACGGAACGGGCGCGGTGAACGCGGGGCGTGCTTTACTGATCCTGCTCGACCTCAACCTGCCCGACACCACCGGGGTCAACATCCTGAAGCGCATCAAGGAAAACGAGCACCTCAAGCGCTCGCCCGTGGTGGTGCTCACCACCACCGACGACAAGGTGGAAATCCAGCGCTGCTATGACCTCGGCGCCAATGTGTACGTGACAAAGCCGGTCAATTACGAGAACTTCTCCAATGCCGTGCGTCAGCTCGGCCTGTTCTTCTCGGTCATCCAGGTGCCAGAGGCAAAGTAA
- a CDS encoding autotransporter domain-containing protein, whose amino-acid sequence MSRGSRRAMRRAWLAVMLASVALPPAAHAADALTWSMYNSYSQSYFIEYARGLSGALSNATTMNFNVSVAGHTLYPTMDTGSTGLVISANVLGLSTTAPVNAQAGWVFYNSSGLLLTGYFSQQNVQFSGKDANGAATPVVSNVPVLVVTQAQCLGVGANSSTCDAATSVNGVQMMGIGFDRNTMGTGVVNTSNPTAAAARLDAAPTTPQIYNPFLNVVTSGSGAYRNGYIITPTGVYLGLTEANTSAQAYSYAQLALAPKQTAGAPQWLATTVTVTVTTPAGASTPASSASGKGTLLMDTGVEDAFIGIPNGGSITPASNTVVTLQLGNGIGTYSFTVPSSTSPASTNPQTPTRVSFFDSSSGFINSGLHTYAGYNVLYDADGGFIGLALNNYPGSTAQVTQMIAAQGTLNLTSDFATNLPVLLIANATVATASGSTATFNSDFTGTGQLTLQGGSVTLNGQLTHSGGTVVASGTTQLGGTLIGSLSVLAGATFLDASGGYTVAAGRTLSNAGTFTGPSSVSVSNAGTVVNSGTFAVSFSNSGTATNTATGAFTANIANSGVFLNAGSIAGNVTNTGQFTSAATGTIAGTVQNSGRFTNNGSIGPGAATPPAIVANTGVFVNAGGITGNVSNAGQFTNNGTITGTVENTGTFGGNGTVGHLLVRTGGALSPGNSIGTHVVRENATFEPGAVLLAELGTPGTSDRLIVGGTLTAGGAVLVPIPGEGFAPALGAGYRVFSAGTTASNFTVGGPYFGTAGAVYPFLSASLGSGADSGLLTLNRSAVSYAALAPTANAAAVGRAADTVALAQPLGQALAVMPGAAAPAALASLSGEIYASAQGVLQVQSSYVRNAVTGRLAQAEGAPGTAQLAPVDGFGTTLWGQAYGGWGSTASDGNASAVTRSLTGFLIGLDGRLSDWRVGVAGGYSQSDFSTDSLPGSGTSDNYDLALYAGRTFGGDANGAFALRAGAAYGWHDLSVSRTVTAPGLVAGYGTGYSAGTAQVFGELAYTYAPRTEGLPVSLEPFAGLTYTALSTNGFTEPFGPAALRAQSASFDTLSTTLGLRARTTVQVGAVPVALTGSVGWQHAFGDVTPTTTFTFAAGSLPFTVAGAPLATDALLLGLGAGAKLADNLDLSLAYNGQIASGFTETAVKGILSWRF is encoded by the coding sequence ATGTCGCGCGGCAGCCGGCGCGCGATGCGGCGCGCATGGCTGGCGGTGATGCTGGCATCGGTGGCGCTGCCGCCGGCGGCCCATGCGGCCGACGCCCTGACCTGGTCGATGTACAACAGCTACAGCCAGTCCTACTTCATCGAGTATGCGCGGGGCCTTTCGGGCGCGCTCTCCAATGCGACGACGATGAATTTCAACGTGTCCGTGGCCGGTCACACGCTCTATCCCACCATGGATACCGGCTCGACCGGCCTCGTCATCTCCGCGAACGTTCTCGGCCTCAGCACGACCGCACCGGTGAATGCGCAGGCGGGCTGGGTCTTCTACAACAGCTCGGGCCTGCTGCTGACCGGCTATTTCAGCCAGCAGAATGTCCAGTTCTCCGGCAAGGACGCCAACGGCGCGGCGACGCCCGTGGTCTCGAACGTGCCGGTGCTGGTGGTCACGCAGGCCCAGTGCCTCGGCGTCGGTGCCAACTCGTCCACCTGCGATGCCGCAACCTCGGTCAACGGCGTGCAGATGATGGGCATCGGCTTCGATCGCAACACGATGGGCACGGGCGTGGTGAACACGTCCAATCCCACGGCGGCGGCGGCCCGGCTCGACGCGGCGCCGACCACGCCGCAGATCTACAATCCCTTCCTCAATGTGGTCACCAGCGGCTCGGGCGCCTATCGCAACGGCTACATCATCACGCCCACGGGCGTTTATCTGGGGCTGACCGAGGCCAACACCTCGGCGCAGGCCTACAGCTATGCCCAGCTCGCGCTGGCTCCGAAGCAGACCGCCGGCGCGCCCCAGTGGCTGGCGACGACGGTGACCGTGACGGTGACAACCCCCGCCGGGGCCAGCACGCCGGCCAGCAGCGCCTCGGGCAAGGGCACGCTGCTCATGGACACGGGCGTGGAAGACGCCTTCATCGGCATTCCCAATGGCGGGTCCATCACGCCGGCCTCGAACACCGTGGTGACGCTGCAGCTCGGAAACGGCATCGGCACCTACAGCTTCACGGTGCCGAGCAGCACGAGCCCCGCCAGCACCAATCCGCAGACGCCGACCCGGGTGAGCTTCTTCGATTCATCCTCCGGCTTCATCAATTCCGGCCTGCACACCTATGCCGGCTACAACGTGCTGTATGATGCGGACGGCGGCTTCATCGGCCTCGCGCTGAACAATTATCCGGGCAGCACGGCGCAGGTCACGCAGATGATCGCCGCGCAGGGCACCCTCAATCTCACATCGGACTTCGCCACCAACCTGCCGGTGCTGCTGATTGCGAATGCGACCGTCGCGACGGCTTCCGGCTCGACCGCCACTTTCAATAGCGACTTCACCGGCACCGGCCAGCTCACCCTGCAAGGCGGTAGCGTCACGTTGAACGGCCAGCTCACCCATTCGGGCGGCACCGTGGTGGCGAGCGGCACCACCCAGCTCGGCGGCACGCTCATCGGCTCCCTCTCCGTACTGGCGGGGGCCACCTTCCTTGATGCCAGCGGCGGCTACACTGTCGCTGCGGGGCGCACCCTCTCGAACGCCGGAACCTTTACCGGGCCGTCCTCGGTGAGCGTGAGCAATGCCGGCACCGTGGTGAACAGCGGCACCTTCGCGGTGAGCTTCAGCAATTCCGGTACGGCGACCAACACCGCGACGGGCGCCTTTACGGCGAACATCGCGAACTCCGGCGTCTTCCTGAATGCCGGCTCCATCGCCGGCAACGTGACGAACACCGGACAGTTTACCAGCGCTGCCACCGGCACCATCGCCGGGACGGTGCAGAACTCCGGCCGCTTCACCAACAACGGCAGCATCGGGCCCGGTGCGGCCACGCCCCCGGCCATCGTCGCGAACACCGGAGTCTTCGTGAACGCCGGCGGCATCACCGGCAATGTGTCCAATGCCGGCCAGTTCACCAACAACGGCACCATCACCGGCACCGTCGAGAACACCGGCACCTTCGGCGGCAACGGCACCGTGGGCCATCTGCTGGTGCGCACCGGCGGCGCTCTGTCGCCGGGCAATTCCATCGGCACCCACGTCGTCCGGGAGAATGCCACGTTCGAGCCCGGAGCCGTGCTGCTGGCCGAACTCGGCACGCCGGGCACATCCGACCGGCTGATCGTGGGCGGCACGCTGACGGCGGGTGGCGCCGTGCTCGTGCCCATTCCCGGCGAGGGTTTCGCGCCGGCGCTCGGGGCCGGCTACCGCGTCTTCTCGGCCGGCACGACGGCCTCCAACTTCACGGTCGGCGGTCCCTATTTCGGCACGGCAGGGGCGGTCTATCCCTTCCTCTCGGCGAGCCTCGGCTCCGGCGCCGACAGCGGCCTCCTGACGCTGAACCGCAGCGCCGTCTCCTATGCGGCCCTCGCCCCCACCGCCAATGCCGCCGCCGTCGGGCGTGCCGCCGATACGGTGGCGCTCGCGCAGCCGCTGGGGCAGGCACTCGCGGTCATGCCGGGGGCTGCGGCGCCGGCGGCGCTGGCCAGCCTCTCCGGCGAGATCTATGCCTCCGCGCAAGGCGTGCTCCAGGTTCAGTCCTCTTACGTGCGCAACGCCGTGACCGGCCGTCTCGCGCAGGCGGAAGGCGCGCCGGGCACGGCGCAGCTCGCGCCCGTCGATGGCTTCGGAACGACGCTCTGGGGGCAGGCCTACGGCGGGTGGGGCAGCACGGCCAGCGACGGCAATGCCTCCGCCGTGACGCGGTCCCTCACCGGCTTCCTCATCGGTCTCGACGGGCGTCTGTCGGACTGGCGGGTGGGCGTGGCCGGCGGCTACAGCCAGTCGGACTTCAGCACGGACAGCCTGCCGGGCAGCGGCACCAGCGACAATTACGATCTGGCCCTCTATGCCGGCCGCACCTTCGGGGGCGATGCCAACGGGGCCTTCGCGCTGCGGGCGGGTGCGGCCTATGGCTGGCACGATCTCTCGGTGAGCCGCACCGTCACGGCGCCAGGTCTCGTGGCCGGCTATGGCACCGGCTATTCGGCGGGAACGGCGCAGGTGTTCGGCGAACTCGCCTATACCTACGCGCCCAGGACCGAGGGACTGCCGGTGAGCCTTGAGCCCTTCGCCGGTCTCACCTACACGGCGCTGTCTACCAACGGCTTCACCGAGCCCTTCGGGCCGGCGGCGCTCCGGGCACAAAGCGCGAGCTTCGACACGCTGAGCACGACGCTGGGCCTGCGGGCGCGCACGACGGTGCAGGTGGGGGCCGTGCCCGTGGCGCTGACGGGCAGCGTCGGCTGGCAGCACGCCTTCGGCGATGTGACGCCCACCACCACCTTCACGTTTGCGGCCGGCTCGCTGCCCTTTACCGTGGCGGGGGCGCCGCTCGCCACCGACGCTCTGTTGCTGGGCCTCGGCGCAGGCGCGAAGCTCGCGGACAATCTCGACCTGTCGCTCGCCTATAACGGCCAGATCGCCTCCGGCTTCACGGAGACGGCCGTGAAGGGGATCCTCTCCTGGCGCTTCTGA
- a CDS encoding sensor histidine kinase gives MSTPTLPARSGRQVLLQATMMGCGLAVLVVISVASLFLINRTREDANQVTQTLLMENDLSTLRNQVLRAESSQRGFLLTGDTDYLGAFDSSVAEMGPLLDQIRERLRGDTRRLAAAEQLTDLVRAKQDELRHTVLLKRSGNDTGALAVVRTDRGERLTRDISAIIATMQKTEQALLAERSETSSRSSFLLLIVNLVGVAALIIIAVIGLRLAQKTADALRRAHHEVEGANQILEQRVAERTADLQEANNEIQSFAYIVSHDLRAPLVNIMGFTSELEALRTDLFDRLADLRRRVGEEASDSDEDLDKDFSEAFGFIKASITKMDRLINAILDLSRQGRKEFAPAAINVTELMQAITATMAHQLMDREAKVSITPLPSIISDRLALEQVFTNLIDNAVKYLRPEVPGLIEISARETPGYITYMIRDNGRGIDPNDRARVFELFRRSGPQDRPGEGIGLAHVRALVRRLGGGITLDSELGQGTVFKVTLPRKLVVDTHGGKNA, from the coding sequence GTGAGCACACCCACCCTCCCCGCTCGGTCCGGCCGCCAGGTGCTCCTCCAAGCCACCATGATGGGCTGTGGCCTGGCCGTGCTCGTCGTGATCAGCGTCGCGTCGCTCTTCCTCATCAACCGCACACGCGAGGACGCGAACCAGGTCACCCAGACCCTGCTCATGGAGAATGACCTTTCCACCCTGCGCAACCAGGTGCTGCGCGCGGAAAGCTCCCAGCGCGGCTTCCTGCTGACGGGCGACACCGATTATCTGGGCGCCTTCGATTCGTCGGTCGCCGAAATGGGGCCGCTCCTCGACCAGATCAGAGAGCGCCTGCGGGGCGACACGCGCCGCCTCGCCGCGGCTGAGCAACTCACCGATCTGGTGCGCGCCAAGCAGGATGAACTGCGCCACACCGTGCTTCTCAAGCGGTCCGGAAACGACACCGGCGCCCTCGCCGTGGTGCGCACCGATCGCGGCGAGCGACTGACGCGCGACATCAGCGCCATCATCGCCACCATGCAGAAGACCGAGCAGGCGCTGCTGGCGGAGCGCTCGGAGACCTCCAGCCGCTCCAGCTTCCTGCTGCTGATCGTCAACCTCGTGGGCGTCGCTGCCCTCATCATCATCGCCGTCATCGGCCTGCGGCTCGCCCAGAAGACCGCCGACGCCCTGCGGCGCGCCCATCACGAGGTGGAAGGCGCCAACCAGATCCTCGAGCAGCGGGTGGCCGAGCGCACCGCCGACCTCCAGGAAGCCAATAACGAGATCCAGAGCTTCGCCTACATCGTCAGCCATGACCTGCGCGCGCCGCTGGTCAACATCATGGGCTTCACCAGCGAACTGGAAGCGCTGCGCACCGACCTGTTCGACCGTCTTGCCGACCTGCGCCGCCGCGTGGGCGAGGAGGCCTCCGACTCGGACGAGGACCTCGACAAGGACTTCAGCGAGGCCTTCGGCTTCATCAAGGCGTCCATCACCAAGATGGACCGCCTCATCAACGCCATCCTCGATCTCTCTCGCCAGGGGCGGAAGGAATTCGCCCCCGCCGCCATCAACGTCACCGAGCTGATGCAGGCCATCACCGCCACCATGGCGCACCAGCTGATGGACCGCGAAGCCAAGGTCAGCATCACGCCCCTGCCCTCGATCATCTCCGACCGGCTCGCCCTCGAACAGGTGTTCACGAACCTGATCGACAATGCGGTGAAGTACCTGCGCCCGGAAGTCCCCGGCCTGATCGAGATCTCGGCGCGCGAGACGCCCGGCTACATCACCTACATGATCCGCGACAACGGCCGCGGCATCGATCCCAACGACCGCGCGCGGGTGTTCGAGCTGTTCCGGCGCTCGGGTCCGCAGGACCGGCCGGGGGAAGGCATCGGGCTCGCCCATGTGCGGGCCCTCGTCCGGCGCCTTGGGGGAGGCATCACGCTGGACTCGGAACTGGGGCAAGGCACCGTCTTCAAGGTGACGCTGCCCCGCAAGCTCGTTGTCGACACTCATGGGGGAAAGAATGCCTGA